Below is a window of Oryza brachyantha chromosome 10, ObraRS2, whole genome shotgun sequence DNA.
ccTTAAAAATCAGTAGTCTTTTGGGAGGGACTTTTACagattttttcttcctctttccACACGTtgcctctcttctctcccctcagCCGACGCCCACCCAAGCTCCCGACGTGCACCGTCCCGCCCGCTCGCCTTCTCGATGGCACCGCCCCAACCCCTgcccgctcgccggccggcgccgccgccgccgcccgctcgccccctcttctcccctctcccGACGCATGCTGTCCCCGTCTTAAACTTAACCTTTAAAAAACATTCTACAGAAACCTCAAAATGGAGTAGATCGAGCTGTACCTGATTCACTTTCCGGTGAGCCTGGGAGTTCCGGAAGGGCCTCCATCGTTTGCGTATGCCAAAGAGGACCTCGTGGTGATGGACATGGAGGGCGTGTGGAAGGAGATGGAGGAGTGCCACAGGCTGGGGCTCACCAAAGCCATTGgcgtcagcaacttcacctGCAAGAAGCTTGACACCCTACTCTCATTTGCATCCATCCCTCCTGTAGTCAATCAGgtaattcataatttatacCAGAGTTTTACTttcatccttccttttgtatctcaagataccggtatcttgcggtaccaaatcgtttctgatcgttggataaACAGTGCatatcctacttagctagatctaaGGGTGAGGAACGATTTAGTACcgcgagataccggtatctcgaggtacaaaaggaaggatgtgagtaaaactctttatacaaacataattagtaattcaaaacttttaaacacacatatatatacttatgcGTATGGGCGTTAATTTCTATATTGTGATATATTGggagtgtatatatatatgtatgcaggTTGAGGTAAACGCCTATTGCCGACAAGACAAACTGAGTACTGCAAGGAGAAAGGGATCCAGGTGTGTGGCTACTCTCCTTTGGGGGCAAATGGAACTTCATGGGGCAGCAACGCTGTCATGGATTGTCCTCTTCTCAAGAAGATTGCTTTGCAGAGCGGCAAGACGGTTGCTCAGGTACACATATTGCTGCAGTATGTATTAGGctgtgtttagtttgcaaaaataaatatttttgcaatcaCATCTAACGTTTGATCGAATATCGGAACAAGTTTtcagacatgaatgaaaaaataaattttacggcttgcctagaaaccgtgagacaaatattttaagcctaattaatccgtcattagcacatgtgggttactgtagcacttagagctaatcatgcactaattagactcaaaagattcgtctcacgattttttccataactatgcaattagtttttgattttatctatgtttaatggttcatttaggtgtcaaagATTCGATCTGTTCCATATCTGCATAACAAATTTAGCATGTTGTAATGTAAAATTCAATAGCCAAGATCGAGTATCTGGAACCTAGTTAGGTTAATAGATATATGTGTGTTGTGGGTGAATCTGTGGTAGTgaatagcatatatatatacctatccatgaaagattttttttttcaaataagcaACTATAATGTGCATATGTATATGATGCTTaactatatgtatatgaaaaaaaattcaaaattgtaGGTATGCCTAAGGTGGGTGTATGAGCAAGGCGATTGTGTAATCGTCAAGAGCTTCAACGAGAGGAGGATGAGAGAGAACCTGGAAATCTTTGATTGGGAACTCAGTGATAGCGATTGCCAGGAGATAAGCAAGCTGCCGGAATGGAGGGGTTGCCGTGATTTCTACGTCCACGAGTCTGGTCCATACAAAACCACCCATGAATTTTGGGATGGCGAGATTACTGGTGAAGCACAAATTACCGTTCAATGTGGGTCTCGTCGTTTATGAGCTCATATGTTAGTGATATAAGTATCTCTGACTTAAAGTCAGAGAATCCCGGTCCGATATCTCCTGCATTAATTCTTGGTCCAACATATACTCTTGTATTCCTCTTATTTCCTGATGCGTATGTTTATGTCTCCTTTGTGTGTGTTATTATTTAATGGAACCAATCTCTATCTAGTATTGTATCAATTTAACAGTAATTAATAGGCTTTCTTCTTAGAATAATCTGTATAGTTCTTTTTAGCGTTTGATTATGTATGAATAACTAAAGGTCACTCTGTATTGTAATAGATGGTATAATACATGTCCTTAAAATGGCCATGAAAAACTTCTAGAAAACTCTACAATAGTACAatacactattaaatcttaaattttaatcgACACAAGTTGAAAGGATATAAATATCAATACGTATAACTACTAAAACTCCGTTAGGTGAtactatatgcatgcatgactgTTTTATTGAACATAGGGGGtgataatgatatatttgcaaataaaaaataagaataaaacttttatatatatgttcttagcaatctaaaagacaaggctaaaacaaataactataataaaaaaataaatctactctaaatttaaggtttaaaatttaaattttggcttatataaGGAAAAGTGAAAATATGGGGTTGATAATCATTTATAGTGATTTTTCCTGTGAACTTCAATTTTGATTATCCAAGTACTTCAGTGTCAAATTAATGAtcagatatttttatttttttcttagaatttttcttagtttatttgaGATGGCACGTGGTGGCTTAAAAATGCTCTACATAGCATTTAATGGGCATTATAGTATTGGAAAATTTACACCCATGTCATTatgattttgaaaaattagagatatatcATTCGTATCTTACTGACATGTGAGGCACATATAAATTAATGACACGTGGGTCAGAATGATAAATCTCCAATctagcaaaattataatggcagtCTTGTAATTTTCCCTATGCTATTTCACATCACGCTATTGAAAAGGGTAGGGTTCATGTCCAAATGGTATACTTTtcacatatgaaaaatatgggcaatatatatatatatatatatatatattgaataatattttaatttttaatgaaaaatgcaaaaatggATACATACCCCCtccatttttatattattagtcattttagatttatcttaagtcaaacatttttaaatttgacaatGTTTCAGAAAAacatatcaatattttaatcaCAAGGTAATTTAAGTGACTAGTGCATGTGATGGTTGCTAAACTAAAAGATTAAGAATTATGGTTCAAAATCCCTTTACTCTCTCTGCATCGTGAATAAATTTCATGCGTCTTGGTTAATACACCAATTAGTATATCCGAAGATGCATAAGCATTTGTGTATTAGTTAATACGTACACCAATTGGTTTATGCATTAATCAAAAGAATCAAATACATATTGCACTAAGAAATACTATactcattccaaaatatagacatttttaagttatttaaCATACAGTAAGGAGATATTAAAAAGATTCATATTTAGTTACTTCAATGatcaatttgaaattttgaattggtTAAATTCTCTTTCTAAGCATCCGATTGGCTCTATAATCATTGTAATAATTGAAGTAATGAAAATCAATGGATAAAGGCTTATAttgtaatacaaaatttaaatcgatcgtaaaaatacttatattttgaaatgggaCGAGCATCAGCCATGCATGCGTCGGTGTGATGCAGGTATTTGCATTTTAAATACAAGGTTAATatgttatgtttttcatgGCATTAAGGCCAATTAAAGACCAATTTTATTGCTAGTTCGTCTATGTCTCGTAAGTGCATCTAGTATATAAGCACATAGGAGAGATGCAAAGGAAGATGACACAAtaatagaaaagaaacatgCGTACTTTTGTTCTTTAATCATGGGTGCTTTTGCGAGTAAAGAGACGCGGTTCCATCACCATTGATTTTAATGGGTATCTTTATCATTTTCTTAAGTAGAGAGAGATaaattagtcttttttttatttgctaacCGGGCCGACGTAGCAGGACCATCCGTGCggccaagaaagaaagaaacaaagggAACGCAGCTGTAAAACAACTCAGATGAGAGCAGGAAATCGTGTTGATTGATTGTGCGCTGAAACACGCTGTTtagatgtgtatatatacgcATGTGGAGACATCGGTTTAGAGTCCTAATTACAAGGGATTAGTTTTCTATCTTCTATCTATCTGAACCAACAGTCATCCGTGCATATCTGTTCTCGTACGATGACAAGATAATTAATCTAACAAGCTGGTGGGATCGACAGAGAACGCACGCAGCAGAGAAGAACACGCGCAGCTGGTGGGATCACGTCCAATCGGCGGCCAGCCCTCCGCCGCACCCCGGcccttcgccgctcgccggcgccgccttcaTCCACAAGTGGGCCCTCTGTCGCCGGCCTCGTCTCCCATCCGTCTCCATCGGATCCGCCTCCATCCCTTATCCCCACTTAGTGCTATACCCTTCAAACACTCGCAAATTACAATAACATCACAATAATTTTTACCCATATTACTCTTTAACTACACTACTACCTGATTTAATCACCACACTATTAACCTATGTTAGTCTTAATAGAAGACTCACATACAAGGTGTTGACATGGCACAAGGTagacatatttgtttttttttttagcttgtCATGTGTACCACTAGCTTGAGAAATGAGAAGATGAGACAAGAACTCAAGGCAGCCACACGCGCGTGATCAATATACTCGTATATCAATATATCACCATCATCTTTCTCTGACCTCTTTTTCATAGCATAagatttttctagttttattttagatacagtgaatgctaatatatatatatatatatatatattgatcatcaataaatataaagaagactaaaaaatactcccaccatccctaaatatttaacaccgttgactttttgatataTGCTTCACCgtttgttttgttcattttttaggaaatatataaagctatatatatatgcataaaagtatatttaataataaattaaattaaattaaattaattaataattatataaatttattaaataaaacgataGTTAAAtacgtaaaaaaaatcaataacctCAATCATTTAGTAACAGAGAAGTACTACTTACGAAATCAAACGGTTATCTCACTCACTCTAATCATCCTCTTCACTTCACCTCTTTCTCTTTATCTGTCAATCACTTCCATTCCTCTCGCCAACCCGTCTGTAGCACTAACAGTTATAGCTCTAACTCgattattttctaataattGTTGTACCTCACGAGTtacattaatttgtttatcGTCAGCGTCTCGACTCTTAGACTACCAAAgcgttataaatataagttaacttgctCGATAATTTGATCGATATCTTTGCTTTGCTCGCGCCACCGTTCATGGCCGGCCCTGGTGCGGCGGATGCAGCGGCGACGAGGATACCGGAGGCGCCGCTGAGCTCGGGCAAGCCGATGCCCCGCGTCGCCATGGGCACCGCGTCGTTCCCGTTCGACGCGCCGCagctgccggccgccgtcaGGGACGCCGTGCTGCGAGCAATCGAGGCCGGCTACCGGCACTtcgacacggcggcggtgtACGGCACCGAGGCGCCGCTCTGGGAGGCCGCCTCGGGGCCGTGCGCTCCGGCATGGTCGCGTCGCGGGACGAGCTCTACATCACTTCCAAGCTGTCGCCCGCCCACGCGCACCCCGGCCACGTCGTGCCGGCGCTCAGGGCAACACTCCGGTGACCATGCAGCCATGCAACTGCACCATGAAATCTAGATAGATAGCTACagcttaattattttgttaattgAACTGCAGGAACCTGCAGATGGAGTACATCGACATGTACCTCATTCACTGGCCACTGAGCCTGGATGTGCCACcagcgccgccatcgccggtgTACAGCAAGGGGGACATTGTGATGATGGACATGGAAGGGGTGTGGAAGGAGATGGAGGAGTGCCACAGGCTAGGTCTCGCCAAAGCCATTGGTGTCAGCAATTTCACCTGCAAGAAGCTTGGCACCTTGCTCTCCTTTGCAACCATCCCTCCTGCAGCCAATCAGGTTAATTTCAATATGTTGTACAAAATATTAGCACATATGCTTCATCCCAATTTGTCTAATacatttacatataaatatactcaaattaatcacaaaaaattcgCAGGTTGAGATAAACCCCAATTGCCGGCAGAACAAACTTAGGGAGTTCTGTAAGGAGAGAAATGTGCAGCTATGTGCCTACTCTCCTTTAGGAGCAAGTGGCACTATATGGGGCAGCAATGCCGTCCTCAACTGCCCTCTTCTCAGACAAATCGCCTTGGAGAGGGGCAAAACGGTTGCCCAGGTAAGTACACatcttattattaaaattttttaacttttcgtCACTCTTACATATTACTGGGCAACAGATTTATCATTCTCCTCTCGCAAGCATTGTGAGAGCTATTAAACGTTTCCGGTAAAAAGTGGCAAAACTTAAAAACCCCATTTTACACGAGATTGGTCATAattcttaagaaaaaatttaagacACGGTAGGCCGTTACATATTTTCTATCTAGCGTAAAACTTGATATCTCATATATTTAGTATCTAGAGGTATATACGAAAATGTTAGCATAAAATTTTGCTACCTCCAAGCACTTTCTCAAGTatcacaaaatttattttattataatataaagtttgtagTTGGTAAGATGGATGACATGTTAAAGTGTAAAGACTACCAGGGTTACCcaatagtataaattttataaaagagaTAAAGAACCGTATTTAAAAGATGGATGATATGTTGAGCTTTAGGAATTCTAATGTGTGCATCGATTATGTATAATCGAAATTGTAGGTATGCCTGAGGTGGGTATATGAGCAAGGCGATTGTGTGATCGTAAAGAGCTTCAACGAGAGGAGGTTGAGAGAGAACCTCGAAATCTTTGATTGGGAGCTCACCGATGGTGATCGCCAAGCGATAAGCGGCCTCCCAGAATGGAGGGGATGTCGTGATTTCTATGTCCACGAATCTGGTCCATACAAAACCGTTGAAGAGTTTTGGGATGGTGAGATTACTGGCCAGCAACTGAAGATTTAATTGTGTTCTTGGTCAAGAACAATTAATGATTTGTGTTCTTTGTCCAACATACTAATGTTGCTCATGATGATGCATTGATTATGTGCTTTAGCTTTATACTGTAGTGATTAGAGTAAGTACAacagcagactataagccagctataaatatattttaaggaaaTAAGAGAGCAGAGAGATCAGAGCAGGgagctatagatttgtagtcagctgtagcacggactccaagacacaatatatgtatgacatgtgggacatggcagtatatgttttataggtaactattgtataaattgactattgaATTAACTATATACGATTTGAagctaatagttggctatagtATTGAACTTTCTCTTATTTCAGGATATATCGTCACCTGATGTGTGGTATCGTTCGTTTCAAATAATGTTTTGTATTTTCTGATATATTACTTCAAATTAAGTCTTTACAACTGAAGTGTTTTCGTGTAGTCTATTTGAACAagtcctttattttttatgtgttccATAATCATCTGTGTTGTACttattttcctaaaaaatatgtgtttttctatttctatattattttctaatcaTGCGTTTCATAGGAACCATTGCTTTTGCTGAGTTGTCAAATGATCATTTCCTCAAATCAGTGCCAAGTTGATTCAGACATGTCTGTACGTCCGTTCAATTTGTCGAATGGCTGAGGAAATTTGTCTTCTTAACCAAACCTGACTTAATCATTCATGAATAGCTAACGAGATCAGATGATCTGGATGCAACATTTTCAGAAATGTAGTTCAGTAACTGTTTAGaatatgtttaatcatttatcttattcaacaaacttacataattgttatttattttagagtgGGTTGTACTTGGGCTACATTTTATTAGCTACTCCTTCCgttccaaaacaaatcaacttttcattttttagatacaatgtttaactcttcgtcttattaaaaaaaatttacgattaataattttatttttattagatgataaaacataaatagtactttatgtgtgactaattttttaaaaatttcttgaattttttttaaataagacggatggtcaaatgctcgacacaaaaaccaaaaagttggttttttttgggacggaggaagtaagTTTCACTTTGAAGTACCCTAAAACATATCTTTTCTATTTGAATTGgataaatttgttgttgtCGTAACTTCAACCACCCCAAAcaacttttaatatatatatcagtgaCCTTAATTAAACACATCGGTTCGGGTATACCGACAAACTTTCTAACCAACCATATAtagtctatatatatttgcttgAGGGGAAGCTATGTATGGCTAGAAGTTGGAGTTGCATGGTCCAAACCGgttaaataacaaatttattcGGTccaaaacgaaaagatgggtaCAATAGTGGTCCCAAGTGAAACATAGGTAATAAAAGATAACTCAATCTACAATTTACTCTTTATGTTGAGTAAATTGTATCCACAGTATACAAACTTATGAAGTGTGTGCAAATTAGTAAACCAACGTAAATAATAGATATTTTCCAAACAACAATTTATATGATGTGTGCATACTAACGCAAAAACAGCCCATGCTAATAAGAAATTAAGCAAATTGTatctagataaatatatttctacaaGTAACTTGATTGATTGGTACATTATAGCTAGTACCGTTGTTTCCCTAAAAAGATTGCAGCATTATCGTCAcagatctgaaaaaaaaattataagtaaattTCAAAGCTTTTGTTAACCatggtaaataaataatgcaagAACCGTATGATCTCAGGGAATTAATAGTTTAGAAACATGTTTCCTTTGCTCTTGTCATCATTACCAATTTTTGGACAATtgatttaagaaaataataattatcttGTGTGGTTGAACTCCAATTCCACACCACAAGAAGCTCTCATATTAATGGTAATATGGTTCTATAATTCCCTATTTATTGTCACAACAAATAAAGCAATGCATTGTTTTCAATCATCTTGTGGCACGTCATTAGTATAACTATAACAACAGTACGTGTGCATAGTTAATTATGGTTTACACGAACTAGATAAGTTATCATACTGAAATGAGCATTGTACAAGTTGGTGTATCTATCTCACAAGTTCATGTATCGTCGGTGTAGAACTAATTATATCTTACATTTTTTCCATTAGTGcacaattatttaataaaacgaatagtcaaatatacaCTAAAAAGTCTATCGTATcgtttattaaaatataaagagaTGGAGTATATATCATCCAGTGGTGGAGCCACCTCCTAGGCATGTTGGGCTTGGGCAACTGCCTGAGCTCCGTCATcggtatttttattatatttatgtcaTAACATAtgtaaacaaattatatatggatAGTACACGTACCTAATCGCCCGTGCTACAAAATGTCACTGGCTCCGGCACTGATGTCATCATCCAAAACATTCTGGATTtgtttgtgaattgtgatcaTGACATACAAAGTAGTAGTACCGTAGGTCGATTAATCAATCACAAGCTCTCTGCAGAAATCAATTTATGGGGAGAAATTAATACTACACTGCCGTTGCGTCGCCGGCGTTggaagcagcagcggcagtcggcggcggtggcgcgtcGAGCTCCCTCAGCATGGCTACCACCTGCAGCATGTTGGGCCGCTTCGACGGGAAGTCGTCCACGCACTGCAGCGCCATCTCCAGGAACCTCGCCATCTCGCTGTtcgtctcgccgccgtcgtccgccgcctTCACGAGCACCGGGTCGAGCACCTCCTTCCCGGCGCCCTCCCTGACCTTCATCTTGACCCACCCGACGAGGTTGGTGTCCCCGAAGTCCTCCTTGTCGGTGGGCCGGCGGCCGGTGAGCAGCTCGAGGAGCACGACGCCGAAGGAGTAGACGTCCCCCTTGACGGTGCAGCGGAAGCTCTGGTAGTACTCCGGCGGCACGTACCCCGGCGTGCCGGCGAGCGTGCTGACGCTGAGGTGCGTGTCCAGCGCGCTGATGAGGCGCGCCATGCCGAagtcggcgacgcgggccTCCATGTCGCCGTCGAGGAGCACGTTGCTGGACTTCATGTCGCGGTGGATGATGTGCGGGATGCAGTTGTGGTGGAGGAAGCACagccccctcgccgcgccgcgcgccaccTTCTTCCGCTGCTCCCACGACAGCGacgctccgcctccgccgtcgccgccgccgtgcagcgTGTCCTCCAGGCTGCCGTGGCTCATGAACTCGTACACCAGCAGCCGCTCCTCGCCGATCTTGCAGTAGCCGAGGAGCGGGACCAGGTTCTTGTGCTTGATCTTGCCGAGCGTCTCCATCTCCGCCATGAACTCGCGGTCGCCCTGGTAGCTCAGGTGGATCAGCTTCTTGATCGCCACGCACGACCCGTCCTTGAGCGTCGCCTTGAACACCTCGCCGAACCCACCGGAGCCGATCAGGCTGGCGGCGGAGAACCCATTGGTCGCCTCGATCAGCTGCGTGAAGGTCAGCTTCCGGAGCTGCCGCTGGAACGTCGCCACGTTGATGCTCAGCGCCTCCTTCTCCGCCTTGCCCAGCttccacgtcgtcgccgtccgcgtCCCGTCCTGCAGGCTGCTCAGCATCATCGCCTCGCgcacctctcgccgccgcgcccgcgccgccaccgcccatATCGCCCCCGCGCACGCCAGCCCGGCGGAGACCAGCACGGCGAGGATCACCCCGTTGGCCCACGTCGCCACGGCGCGCCGCGGGGGCGCCTCGGTCgacgctgcggcggcgaggcccgACATGGTCGCCGTCGGCAGCCTGTCGCTGCAGGGCTGCAGAGGCATGCCGCACAGCCCCGGGTTGCCGGCGTACTGGCTCGCCGGCAGCGTGCTGAGCTGCCCCCGCTGCGGGATCTCGCCGGAGAGGTTGTTGTCGGAGACGTCGATCTGCACGAGGAAGGAGAGGTTGGAGAACGAGTCCGGGATGCCGCCCTGCAGCCTGTTGCGTGACACGTCGAACACCCCGAGGTTGCGGAGGCGGCCGAGCGACGCCGGGATCTCGCCGGTGAGGTTGTTCCGCGCCAGGTCGAGCACCTGGAGCACCACCATGTCGCCGAACTCGTCGGGGATGACGCCGTCGAGGCTGTTGTACGACAGGTCCAGGTACTCCAGCGTCTGGTACCGCGTCCACCcgctcaccgccgcgccggagtAGAGCCGCGTGAAGTCGCAGCTCTTGAGCGTTGGCACCTGCATCAGCCGCTCCGGCCGGATTCCGGCGAACTCCAGCAGCCCACCGACGCCCTTGCAAGAGTTGCCGACGTTGCGGACGAACGCGAGCGTGTTCCCGGACAGGATGCCGCTCAGCGGCGTCGACCCGAGctggcggccgaggcggcgcgggATCTCGCCGGTGAGCCGGTTGCTGTTGAGGTCCAGCCACATCAGGCTACTGCAGTTGCCGAGCTCCTTGGGAATCCCGCCGGTGAGGCTGTTGTtcgccagctgcagcacggcgAGCCGGGACAGCCGGCCGAACTCCGGCCGGATCGTGCCGGTGATCTGGTTGCTCGTCAGAGACACCCACTCGAGGCCGGTGCAGTTGAAGAGCTCGACGGGgatgtcgccgccgacgaagTTGTTGTTCAGGATCAGCGTGCGGAGATTCCGGCATTGTCCCAGCTCTGCCGGAATCCGGCCGTCGAGGCCATTGAACCACATGACCAGCTTCTCTAGGACGCGGAGCCGGCCAAGCTCCGGCGGGATCGGGCCGCGCAGGTAGTTGATGCTGAAGTCGACCACCCGCAGCCGCGAGCAGTTGGACAGCCCCGGCGGGATCGTGCCGGTGACGAGGTTGTCCGGCAGCCGGAGCTCTTCCAGCGCCGCGCCGGGCGAGCAGAGCTCGGCCGGGAGCGCTCCGGAGATCTTGTTGCTGCTCaggtcggcgacgcggaggttCTTGCAGTACGCAATGGTCGCCGGAAGCGAGCCGGAGATGAAGTTATTGCTGAGCAGGAGGCTCTCCACCGCCGTAAGGTTGCCGAGCACGGCGGCCGGGATCGCGCCGGACACGTTGTTGTTGGCGACGTCGAGCAGCCGGAGCGCGTGGCACGACGACAGCGACTCCGGGATGGAGCCGGAGATGTTGTTGCTCGAGACCCTGAGAACACGCAGCGACGCGCACGCGTTCCCGAGGCCGGCGGGGATCGCGCCGGTGAGGTGGTTCGACGAGACGTCGAACACCTCgaggccggcgatggcgccgacGGACTCCGGTATCGCTCCGGCGAAGCCGTTGTACGACAGGTTGAGCGTCTTGAGGCCCGCGCAGCCggacagcgacggcgggaTGACGCCGGTGAAGTGGT
It encodes the following:
- the LOC102712666 gene encoding brassinosteroid LRR receptor kinase BRL2, with product MDMLIALLFSLICVSSSVIVPPVVAETDAEALLRFKVFVRKDPSGVLSSWKVPSINGPCSWRGVTCNGEGRVTELDLAGGGLAGRVEFGAFSGIDTLCRLNLSGNGELRADAGDLVKLPRALLQLDLSDGGLAGRLPDGFLACCPNLTDVNLARNNLTGELPGTMLASSPSIRSFDVSGNNMSGDISGVSFPGTLTLLDLSGNHFTGVIPPSLSGCAGLKTLNLSYNGFAGAIPESVGAIAGLEVFDVSSNHLTGAIPAGLGNACASLRVLRVSSNNISGSIPESLSSCHALRLLDVANNNVSGAIPAAVLGNLTAVESLLLSNNFISGSLPATIAYCKNLRVADLSSNKISGALPAELCSPGAALEELRLPDNLVTGTIPPGLSNCSRLRVVDFSINYLRGPIPPELGRLRVLEKLVMWFNGLDGRIPAELGQCRNLRTLILNNNFVGGDIPVELFNCTGLEWVSLTSNQITGTIRPEFGRLSRLAVLQLANNSLTGGIPKELGNCSSLMWLDLNSNRLTGEIPRRLGRQLGSTPLSGILSGNTLAFVRNVGNSCKGVGGLLEFAGIRPERLMQVPTLKSCDFTRLYSGAAVSGWTRYQTLEYLDLSYNSLDGVIPDEFGDMVVLQVLDLARNNLTGEIPASLGRLRNLGVFDVSRNRLQGGIPDSFSNLSFLVQIDVSDNNLSGEIPQRGQLSTLPASQYAGNPGLCGMPLQPCSDRLPTATMSGLAAAASTEAPPRRAVATWANGVILAVLVSAGLACAGAIWAVAARARRREVREAMMLSSLQDGTRTATTWKLGKAEKEALSINVATFQRQLRKLTFTQLIEATNGFSAASLIGSGGFGEVFKATLKDGSCVAIKKLIHLSYQGDREFMAEMETLGKIKHKNLVPLLGYCKIGEERLLVYEFMSHGSLEDTLHGGGDGGGGASLSWEQRKKVARGAARGLCFLHHNCIPHIIHRDMKSSNVLLDGDMEARVADFGMARLISALDTHLSVSTLAGTPGYVPPEYYQSFRCTVKGDVYSFGVVLLELLTGRRPTDKEDFGDTNLVGWVKMKVREGAGKEVLDPVLVKAADDGGETNSEMARFLEMALQCVDDFPSKRPNMLQVVAMLRELDAPPPPTAAAASNAGDATAV